The following is a genomic window from Spirosoma agri.
CCAGATCGACAACGTGAATGTAATCGCGAATGCACGTCCCATCGGGCGTGTTATAATCATCTCCATAGACAGTCAGGCTCGGACGAATCCCGGCGGCTGTCTGGGTGATGAACGGAATCAGATTGGCCGGAACACCCAACGGCAATTCGCCAATTTCTGCCGACGGATGAGCCCCGATTGGGTTGAAATAGCGCAACGCTAAAGCTCGTATGGGCACGTTGGCCTGAACCGTATCGCGGATGATGTCTTCACTGATTGCTTTGGTATTACCGTATGGCGACTGAGCCGGTAGTCGGGGCGTTTCTTCTGTAACTGGCAACTGCTCGGGCTGGCCATAGACCGTACAGGATGACGAGAACACGAGGTTCTTAATCCCATATTTTGGCATCAATTCGAGCAGAAGCATCAGCGAATCAAGATTGTTCCGATAGTACTTCATCGGCTGCTGAACGGATTCTCCTACCGCTTTGTAAGCCGCAAAGTGAATGACGCCCGAAATCGCTTCTTTCTGAAGAATCGCTTCCATGGCAGCAGCATCGTTACAATCGGCTGGGTAGCAGACTACATCGCGACCCAATATGGTCCGCAAACCGGCGAGAACGGAACGTTCAGAGTTGGAGAAATCGTCGACAATGACCGGTTCGAAGCCAGCTTCAACCAGAGAAACGACCGTGTGTGAGCCAATAAAACCTGCTCCGCCGGTTACCAGAATTTTGGGGGAATTACCTGTAGGAGTCAAACCGTTTTTTATAAAAATTTTGTTGTTACTTTGGGATAACAGCTCGTTAAGCCTGACAAAAGTAGTATATTCAAGAGGTTTCCGAAAGTAGTTTTTATCCAGGGGCCATACTAAAACGTGACAAAAAAGCATGAGCGACAACGAATTAAAAGCTTTGATCTCGCTGCTGGACGATGAAGACATGGAAGTGGTTGAGCATGTCGAACAGCAAATCCGACAAATAGGCGGACAAATGATCCCACTGCTGGAGACAGAATGGGAGGGAAGTTTTAATCCGGCTCTGCAAAAACGCATCGAAGAAATTATCCACGACCTGCAATATGAATCCGTTCTGGAGCGCATGCGCGACTGGAAAAACGGGGGGGCTATGGATCTCCTGGAAGGACTTTGGATCGTGGCAACCTACCAATATCCCGATCTGTCGCTCAACAAGCTGAGGCAGGATATCGAACAGCTGTATTACGATGTCTGGATTGACATCAAAGCGGACATGCACCCCGATGAGCAGGTTCGGTCTATGAACAATGCCTTTTTTACGAAGCTGAAATTTGCCCCCAATACAAAGCACTTTCATTCGCCATCCAACTCCATGATCAATCAGGTGCTGGAAACGCGTCGGGGAAATCCGATTACGCTTTGTGTGCTTTATATGCTCATCGCGAAACGGCTAAACTTACCGATCTACGGGGTAAACCTGCCGAACCTCTTCGTGCTGACCTACAAGAACGATAACGGTGTTCAGTTCTACATCAACGTGTTCAACCGGGGACTGGTCTTTACCAAGAAAGACATCGATCAGTATATCGATCAGTTAAATTTAAAACGGCTGGATACATTCTATCAACCCTGCACCAACGCCGACATTGTTCGCCGGGTATTGCGGAATCTGACGCTGGCCTTTGAAAAAAACGGAGATACCGACCGGGTCCGGGAAGTAGAACAAATTCTGGACATGGTTCGGGACGACGGCGATGGCCTTCCCCTATCCGATTATACACAACGGTAACATCCCATGTAGAGACGCATGGGAGTGCGTCTCTTGAGCGTCAGCAAAACCGCAGAATCGGGGGGCGTGATGATGCTAAGTCAAGCTAGCGCAACGAATTAGCTGGCGCACAGGAGACGCAACGGATTGCCGCATCAGCGGACTGGTCTATACAGTTAGAACGCCACCGCCAGTAAACCGGGGCCGATCTGGAAACAGCGGATCGTCAGCTGAGCTTTGTGGTCGGGCAAGCGAACATGGCCGATGAGGTGTTCGGCTCCATCGGCAAACGGTTCAACGTGCAGGTGTTCACGGAATGTGAGTTGGCGTTTGCCATAGAGTTTATACAACGCTTCCTTAGCGCACCAGTAAACAGCCAGTCGGCTCGGTTCGCCCGCTGCGTGGTTTACTTCATCTTCCGATAACACACGGGGCACCACGCGCCGAAACTGATCGCGGATTGGTTCGATATCAATGCCGACCGGGCGCGTTCGATGCAACACCGCAGCCGCCCAGCCGCTGGTGTGCGACAGCGAAACATGCCAGGGGGTACCGATTAGATGAGGTTTCCCAAATTCGTCCTTATGCAGACCCGCATAGACCAGGCCCTGCGCGTCGATCAACTGGCGAATAGCCGTTCGACTGGCTAGCCACTCGACCCGCTGAGCCGGATGAGTAATCGTTGCCAGTTCTTCCTGCTCTGCCAGGGTCAACGGAAGATTTTCCCTGAGCGTTGGTTCGTCTTCGGTGATGGGCCGGAGCACGGCCACGCAATCACTATTTATCGTTAATTGGACAGTCACGAATCAAAAGTCGGAAGTCGTTCGAGAAAAAGAAAGGTTTAGCGACCTTTGATACCCGATTTTTGGTTTATGATTCGTGATTATTGATAAAATTGATACGTTTGGCGGCCATCGCGACTGTGTGTACGCACTCGAACAAGGTCTGCAATCCAATCAGGTTTTCTCGGCCGGAGCCGATGGACTGGTTGTGCGCTGGCAACTTGACCGGCCCGATCTCGGCGAATTAGTAGCAAAAATTCCTGCTTCGATCTACTCACTGGCCCTACATCCCGAGAGTGGTTTATTATGGGTTGGCCAAAATTACGAAGGATTGCATCTAATTGATACAATTCGTAAACAGGAAGTTAACTCGCTAAAGCTAACGTCTGCGGCCATCTTCGACATTAAGTTTTATAGACACGAAGCCATTATAGCCCTCTCCGATGGTGTCGTTGCGATTGTCGATGCCGAACAACTGGCAGTCAAGAAACACCTGAAAACATCGGATCAGTCAGCGCGGTGTGTAGCTGTCAATCCCGTCGAGCGTGAAATGGCGGTGGGGTATAGTGATCATAGCGTGCGCATTTTTGATCTGACCACCTACGCACTTAAACGAACGATTCCGGCGCACACCAATTCGGTATTTACGGTGGTGTACTCGCCGGATTTTCGTTTTTTGCTAACAGCCGGGCGAGATGCCCATCTAAAAGTATGGGACGTCGAAAATGGGTATGCATTGCATCGAGAAATAGTGGCGCACATGTTTGCTATCAACCACCTGACCTACAATGCGGAAGGTACGTTGTTCGCTACGGCCAGTATGGATAAATCCATCAAAATCTGGGATGCCGAGACGTATAAATTACTAAAAGTTGTCGATCGGGCCCGGCATGCTGGACATGGTACATCCGTCAATAAATTGTTGTGGACAAATTATGATAATCAGTTACTTTCTGCCAGTGATGATCGTACAGTCTCCGTGTGGAAGGTGAGCTGATTGGCTATTTCTGACCGAAGAAGCGGATTTTCCTTGCTATTTATTGCGAAATACGTATAATGGGCGTTACTTCACCTTTACTAGGTATGTTCATAATTTCCCTAACCGAAGCGCACCGATGAAAATCACGCCCATCGAAATCCGGCAGCACACATTTGAACGGGGGCTGCGTGGTTATAGAACCGAAGACGTTGACGCCTTTCTGGTTTCACTCTCTCAGGAATGGGAACGCCTGACGGGTGAGTATAAAATGCTTAAAATGCAGCTCGAGATCGCTGAGAAAGATCTGGGTAAACTGAAAGAAGTTGAAATGACGCTGTTCCGGACGCTTAAAACCGCCGAGGATACCAGCACCCAAATCACCGACCAAGCTACCAAAGCGGCTGAACATCATCTGGCAGATGCAAGACAAAAGGCAGATGACATACTCGGTGACGCTCGTAAAAAATCGTCACTGATGGTACAGGATGCGGAAAACCAGGCCCGCTACCTGAAAGATAACATACTTAATGACCTTAAGGCCCTGGAATACGATTTCAAAGCACTTGAAGGCTACAAAGACAATCTGGCGAATCAGATTCGTACCCTCGCGGGCAATGCGGTTGATAGTGTAGAGCGGTTCGAGAAAAAATTTGCCAAGCAGGATCTTAAAGGAAAAATTGATGAGGTTGCCACGCAGATTCAGGGTGAATTGAAGCAGGACGATGCGCAGCAAAACCCCGCTCCCGAAACGTCTGCCGAGCCAATGCCGGAGTTGGCGGCTGCCCCGGTCGATGAACTACCCCCGCTGATCGAACGCGAAACGTCGGTGCCGGAATCGATACCGGTTGACGAGCCGCTTGTTGACAAACTTAATGCCCAGCTGGAAACGCCGGATTCTGTCGCTAAAAATCAACCTGACCCCTTCGAAACCGCTCCAGAGTCGGTGCTTGCCGAAGTGAACACCGCCGATCCGGCGACCAACGAACCCGCAACCGAATCGCAGCCGAAACGAGGTGGGTCATTCTTTGATCAGATCTAAATACGTCTGATAACTTGCCATGAAAGTCCGTGCGTTACTCGCGTAACAGGGATTTTCGTAAAGGTGGACCGTCCACACGACAAATGGGTACAATTGCTCTAGAAGGACTTGAATTTTTCTCCTACCACGGTTTTTACGATGAGGAGCAAAAAATTGGTAATAAATATTCGGTAGATATTGTTGTAACAGCCGATTTTTCGGAAGCTGCCCGACGCGATCGACTGAGCGCGACCGTCAATTACGAAGATCTGTACCGGATTACAGCGACGGTGATGCAGCAACCTGCGCGGTTACTGGAACACATTGCGCACCGAATCATTCAGGAGATACGCACCAAATACACGGACCTTTTGTCAGTGCAGGTGAGCGTGTCAAAATTCAA
Proteins encoded in this region:
- a CDS encoding DivIVA domain-containing protein; this encodes MKITPIEIRQHTFERGLRGYRTEDVDAFLVSLSQEWERLTGEYKMLKMQLEIAEKDLGKLKEVEMTLFRTLKTAEDTSTQITDQATKAAEHHLADARQKADDILGDARKKSSLMVQDAENQARYLKDNILNDLKALEYDFKALEGYKDNLANQIRTLAGNAVDSVERFEKKFAKQDLKGKIDEVATQIQGELKQDDAQQNPAPETSAEPMPELAAAPVDELPPLIERETSVPESIPVDEPLVDKLNAQLETPDSVAKNQPDPFETAPESVLAEVNTADPATNEPATESQPKRGGSFFDQI
- a CDS encoding 4'-phosphopantetheinyl transferase family protein — its product is MTVQLTINSDCVAVLRPITEDEPTLRENLPLTLAEQEELATITHPAQRVEWLASRTAIRQLIDAQGLVYAGLHKDEFGKPHLIGTPWHVSLSHTSGWAAAVLHRTRPVGIDIEPIRDQFRRVVPRVLSEDEVNHAAGEPSRLAVYWCAKEALYKLYGKRQLTFREHLHVEPFADGAEHLIGHVRLPDHKAQLTIRCFQIGPGLLAVAF
- the folB gene encoding dihydroneopterin aldolase — translated: MGTIALEGLEFFSYHGFYDEEQKIGNKYSVDIVVTADFSEAARRDRLSATVNYEDLYRITATVMQQPARLLEHIAHRIIQEIRTKYTDLLSVQVSVSKFNPPIGGVCHRAKITLNE
- a CDS encoding transglutaminase-like domain-containing protein, with protein sequence MSDNELKALISLLDDEDMEVVEHVEQQIRQIGGQMIPLLETEWEGSFNPALQKRIEEIIHDLQYESVLERMRDWKNGGAMDLLEGLWIVATYQYPDLSLNKLRQDIEQLYYDVWIDIKADMHPDEQVRSMNNAFFTKLKFAPNTKHFHSPSNSMINQVLETRRGNPITLCVLYMLIAKRLNLPIYGVNLPNLFVLTYKNDNGVQFYINVFNRGLVFTKKDIDQYIDQLNLKRLDTFYQPCTNADIVRRVLRNLTLAFEKNGDTDRVREVEQILDMVRDDGDGLPLSDYTQR
- a CDS encoding WD40 repeat domain-containing protein; translated protein: MIIDKIDTFGGHRDCVYALEQGLQSNQVFSAGADGLVVRWQLDRPDLGELVAKIPASIYSLALHPESGLLWVGQNYEGLHLIDTIRKQEVNSLKLTSAAIFDIKFYRHEAIIALSDGVVAIVDAEQLAVKKHLKTSDQSARCVAVNPVEREMAVGYSDHSVRIFDLTTYALKRTIPAHTNSVFTVVYSPDFRFLLTAGRDAHLKVWDVENGYALHREIVAHMFAINHLTYNAEGTLFATASMDKSIKIWDAETYKLLKVVDRARHAGHGTSVNKLLWTNYDNQLLSASDDRTVSVWKVS
- the galE gene encoding UDP-glucose 4-epimerase GalE; translated protein: MTPTGNSPKILVTGGAGFIGSHTVVSLVEAGFEPVIVDDFSNSERSVLAGLRTILGRDVVCYPADCNDAAAMEAILQKEAISGVIHFAAYKAVGESVQQPMKYYRNNLDSLMLLLELMPKYGIKNLVFSSSCTVYGQPEQLPVTEETPRLPAQSPYGNTKAISEDIIRDTVQANVPIRALALRYFNPIGAHPSAEIGELPLGVPANLIPFITQTAAGIRPSLTVYGDDYNTPDGTCIRDYIHVVDLAEAHVQALRKLSELTTDASYDVINIGTGRGETVLNIIKTFEQETGVKLNYTLGPRRPGDVEQVYADVTKANNVLDWTASRSLAESLRDAWRWQQKLGS